In the genome of Flavobacterium panacagri, one region contains:
- the accD gene encoding acetyl-CoA carboxylase, carboxyltransferase subunit beta, which produces MAWFKRQEKGITTATEDKMDVPKGLWYKSPTGKIIDADELARNLFVSPEDDFHVRIGSATYFEILFDNNEFVELDKNMTSKDPLHFVDTKKYAERLKDVMEKTHLKDAVRTGVGKSKGRELVICCMDFAFIGGSMGAVVGEKIARGIDHAIKNKLPFVMISKSGGARMMEAAYSLMQLAKTSVKLAQLAEAKLPYISLCTDPTTGGTTASYAMLGDINISEPGALIGFAGPRVVRDTTGKDLPEGFQTAEFLLEHGFLDFITPRKELKDKINLYIDLIQNNDIRK; this is translated from the coding sequence ATGGCTTGGTTTAAAAGACAAGAAAAAGGGATTACGACCGCGACAGAAGACAAGATGGACGTTCCGAAAGGATTGTGGTACAAATCTCCTACTGGAAAAATTATTGATGCTGACGAATTGGCGAGAAATTTATTCGTTAGTCCTGAAGATGATTTTCACGTTCGAATTGGAAGCGCAACCTATTTTGAAATTTTATTCGACAACAACGAATTTGTTGAGTTAGATAAAAACATGACATCTAAAGATCCTCTGCACTTTGTGGACACAAAGAAATATGCAGAAAGACTAAAAGATGTAATGGAGAAAACTCACCTTAAAGACGCTGTACGTACGGGAGTAGGAAAATCTAAAGGCAGAGAACTTGTAATATGCTGTATGGATTTCGCTTTTATTGGCGGGTCTATGGGAGCAGTTGTAGGAGAAAAAATTGCAAGAGGTATTGATCACGCAATCAAAAACAAATTACCGTTTGTTATGATTTCTAAATCTGGTGGAGCTCGTATGATGGAAGCTGCTTATTCTTTAATGCAATTAGCAAAAACTTCTGTAAAACTAGCTCAATTAGCTGAGGCTAAATTACCTTATATTTCTCTTTGTACAGATCCAACAACTGGAGGAACAACTGCATCTTACGCAATGCTAGGAGACATCAACATCTCTGAACCGGGCGCTTTGATTGGTTTCGCTGGTCCGCGTGTTGTTCGTGACACTACAGGAAAAGATTTACCAGAAGGTTTCCAAACTGCTGAATTCTTATTAGAGCACGGTTTCTTAGACTTTATCACGCCTAGAAAAGAATTGAAAGATAAGATCAACTTATACATCGATTTGATTCAAAATAATGATATCAGAAAATAG
- a CDS encoding TrmH family RNA methyltransferase: MVSKNQIKLISSLHQKKQRSVHQLFFAEGVKVIQELLQSNFELEHLYTTLNDFEAVQASKRTLINEQELKKISALSTPNSCLAVFKMPAEKNIVDSGLIVALDDIRDPGNLGTILRLCDWFGIKQVICSKETVDIYNPKVVQATMGSITRVNVSYIDLKTFLAQTKLPVFGTFMDGVNIYQSELPQEGIIIMGNEANGISEEIEKIVTSRLSIPRFGELQKTESLNVATATAIILSEFKRNS, translated from the coding sequence ATGGTTAGTAAAAACCAAATAAAACTTATCTCTAGTTTGCATCAAAAAAAGCAGCGTTCTGTCCATCAATTATTTTTTGCTGAAGGAGTAAAAGTAATTCAAGAATTGCTGCAATCCAATTTTGAATTAGAACATTTATACACCACATTGAATGATTTCGAAGCGGTTCAGGCTTCAAAACGAACTCTTATTAATGAACAGGAACTAAAAAAAATAAGTGCTTTATCGACTCCAAATTCTTGTTTGGCAGTTTTTAAAATGCCAGCCGAAAAAAACATAGTCGATTCTGGTTTAATCGTAGCTTTAGACGATATTAGAGATCCTGGAAATTTAGGAACTATTTTACGCCTTTGCGATTGGTTTGGTATTAAGCAGGTAATATGTTCTAAAGAAACTGTAGACATTTACAACCCAAAAGTGGTGCAAGCAACAATGGGTTCAATTACAAGGGTAAATGTGAGTTATATTGACTTAAAAACTTTTCTTGCTCAAACTAAACTGCCAGTTTTTGGAACCTTTATGGACGGAGTAAATATTTATCAATCAGAATTACCGCAGGAAGGCATCATTATTATGGGTAATGAAGCAAACGGTATTTCGGAAGAAATTGAAAAAATAGTAACATCTCGTCTGTCAATTCCTAGATTTGGAGAGCTTCAAAAAACCGAAAGTTTAAATGTAGCTACTGCAACAGCAATTATTCTTAGTGAATTTAAACGAAATAGTTAA
- the mreC gene encoding rod shape-determining protein MreC — protein sequence MQQIFNFIIRNSNRLLFLLLLGISLGLTIQSHSFHRSRVISSANFLSGGVYEKINHVNEYLNLRAENDELVLENARLKSLLFNKEDTTKPPTPDSIKGVKPSDIIVSKVIHNSYNTHENYITLNSGSKDGVKQDMGVINSLGIVGVIDNTSPNYSTVVSILNMKSHINAKIKKSNHFGSLTWNGKSTGYVQLEDVPRLASIRKGDTIVTGGQSVIFPEGINIGTVDIVYKKEGTSFYVIKVKLFNDMTNLGHVYIIKSKGREELINLENKSKEKDE from the coding sequence ATGCAGCAAATATTTAATTTCATTATAAGAAACAGTAATCGATTGCTGTTTTTGCTGCTTTTAGGTATATCGTTAGGACTCACAATTCAATCCCATTCCTTTCATAGAAGCAGAGTAATTAGTTCTGCCAATTTTTTAAGTGGCGGTGTTTACGAAAAAATTAATCATGTAAATGAATACTTGAATTTAAGAGCTGAAAACGATGAACTTGTACTTGAGAACGCAAGATTAAAAAGTCTTTTATTCAACAAAGAGGACACTACAAAACCACCCACACCTGATAGCATTAAAGGAGTAAAACCTTCAGATATAATAGTATCTAAAGTAATTCATAATTCATACAATACTCATGAGAACTATATCACTTTGAACTCCGGAAGCAAAGACGGAGTGAAGCAAGATATGGGAGTTATCAATAGTTTAGGAATTGTGGGCGTTATCGATAATACTTCGCCAAACTATTCAACCGTTGTTAGTATTTTGAACATGAAGTCACATATTAACGCTAAGATCAAAAAATCAAATCATTTTGGTTCGTTAACATGGAATGGAAAAAGTACAGGATACGTTCAGTTGGAAGATGTTCCTAGATTGGCTTCTATTCGAAAAGGCGATACTATTGTTACTGGTGGACAATCAGTAATTTTCCCTGAAGGAATTAATATCGGAACAGTTGACATTGTTTACAAAAAAGAAGGTACAAGTTTTTATGTTATAAAAGTGAAATTGTTTAACGACATGACCAATTTAGGACACGTTTATATTATTAAAAGCAAAGGAAGAGAAGAACTTATTAATTTAGAAAACAAAAGCAAAGAGAAAGATGAATAG
- the fbaA gene encoding class II fructose-bisphosphate aldolase, producing MAHNIKPGVATGDQVQEIFNYAKEKGFALPAVNVTGSSTINGVLETAAKLNAPVIIQFSNGGAQFNAGKGLSNAGEKAAIAGGIAGAKHIHTLAEAYGATVILHTDHCAKKLLPWIDGLLDASEKHFAETGKPLFSSHMIDLSEEPIEENIEICKEYLARMSKMGMTLEIELGITGGEEDGVDNSDVDSSKLYTQPEEVAYAYEELSKVSPKFTIAAAFGNVHGVYKPGNVKLTPKILKNSQDFVQNKFNTGHNPVDFVFHGGSGSTLEEIREGISYGVIKMNIDTDLQFAYTEGIRDYMVKNLDYLKSQIGNPEGPDAPNKKYYDPRRWVRESEVTFNARLEQAFADLNNVNTL from the coding sequence ATGGCACACAACATTAAACCAGGAGTAGCTACAGGAGATCAAGTACAAGAGATCTTTAATTATGCGAAAGAGAAGGGTTTTGCTCTTCCAGCAGTAAACGTTACTGGATCAAGCACAATTAATGGAGTTCTTGAAACTGCAGCAAAACTAAACGCGCCAGTTATCATTCAATTTTCTAACGGAGGAGCACAATTCAACGCTGGAAAAGGATTATCTAATGCAGGTGAAAAAGCAGCAATCGCGGGAGGAATCGCAGGAGCAAAACACATTCACACATTAGCAGAAGCTTACGGTGCAACTGTAATTTTACATACTGACCACTGTGCAAAAAAACTTTTACCTTGGATCGATGGTTTATTAGATGCTTCTGAAAAACATTTCGCAGAAACAGGAAAACCATTATTCAGTTCTCACATGATCGATTTGTCTGAGGAGCCAATCGAAGAAAACATCGAGATCTGTAAAGAATACTTAGCTAGAATGAGTAAAATGGGCATGACATTGGAAATCGAACTTGGTATTACAGGTGGAGAAGAAGATGGTGTTGACAACTCTGATGTTGATAGCTCAAAATTATACACACAGCCAGAAGAAGTAGCTTACGCTTACGAAGAATTATCTAAAGTAAGCCCTAAATTTACAATCGCTGCTGCTTTTGGAAACGTTCACGGTGTTTACAAACCAGGAAACGTAAAATTAACTCCAAAAATCTTAAAAAATTCTCAAGATTTCGTACAAAACAAATTCAATACAGGACACAATCCAGTTGATTTCGTTTTCCACGGAGGTTCAGGTTCTACACTTGAAGAAATCAGAGAAGGAATTAGCTACGGAGTTATCAAAATGAACATCGATACAGATTTACAATTTGCATACACTGAAGGTATCCGTGATTATATGGTTAAAAACCTTGACTATTTGAAATCTCAAATTGGAAACCCAGAAGGTCCAGATGCTCCAAACAAAAAATACTATGACCCAAGAAGATGGGTTCGTGAAAGCGAAGTAACATTCAACGCAAGACTTGAACAAGCTTTTGCTGATTTAAATAACGTGAATACGTTATAA
- a CDS encoding rod shape-determining protein, which translates to MGFFDFMTEDIAIDLGTANTLIIHNDKVVIDSPSIVARDRVSGKIIAVGKEANMMQGKTHENIKTIRPLKDGVIADFDASEKMINMFIKSIPALKKRMFTPALRMVVCIPSGITEVEMRAVKESCERVNGKEVYLIHEPMAAAIGIGIDIMQPKGNMIVDIGGGTTEIAVIALGGIVCDKSVKIAGDVFTNDIVYYMRTQHNLFVGESTAEKIKIQIGAAIEDLDGPPEDMSVQGRDLLTGKPKQVDVSYREIAKALDKSIQRIEDAVMETLSQTPPELAADIYNTGIYLAGGGSMLRGLDKRISQKTDLPVYIAEDPLRAVVRGTGMALKNIAKFKSILIK; encoded by the coding sequence ATGGGATTTTTTGATTTCATGACCGAGGATATTGCAATAGACCTTGGTACCGCAAACACTTTAATCATTCATAATGATAAAGTTGTTATTGACAGCCCCTCTATCGTAGCACGAGATAGAGTTTCAGGCAAAATCATCGCTGTTGGTAAAGAGGCCAACATGATGCAAGGTAAAACACATGAAAACATCAAGACCATAAGGCCTTTGAAAGATGGTGTAATTGCCGATTTTGATGCTTCGGAAAAAATGATCAATATGTTCATTAAAAGCATTCCTGCATTAAAAAAGAGAATGTTCACACCAGCTTTAAGAATGGTAGTTTGTATTCCATCTGGAATTACAGAGGTTGAAATGCGTGCTGTAAAAGAATCTTGTGAGCGTGTAAACGGAAAAGAAGTTTACTTAATTCACGAACCAATGGCCGCGGCAATTGGTATTGGAATTGACATCATGCAGCCAAAAGGAAACATGATTGTGGATATCGGAGGTGGTACAACTGAAATTGCTGTAATTGCCTTAGGTGGTATTGTGTGTGACAAATCTGTAAAAATTGCAGGTGACGTTTTCACAAATGACATCGTGTATTACATGCGTACACAGCACAACTTATTTGTTGGAGAAAGTACTGCTGAGAAAATCAAAATTCAAATTGGAGCGGCAATCGAAGATTTAGATGGCCCGCCAGAAGATATGTCTGTTCAAGGTAGAGATTTACTTACTGGGAAACCAAAACAAGTAGATGTTTCTTACCGTGAGATTGCAAAAGCATTAGACAAATCTATTCAGCGTATTGAGGATGCCGTAATGGAAACATTATCTCAAACTCCACCTGAATTAGCTGCCGATATTTACAACACTGGTATCTATTTAGCTGGTGGTGGATCTATGTTGAGAGGTCTTGACAAACGTATCTCTCAAAAAACAGATTTACCAGTTTACATTGCTGAAGATCCATTAAGAGCTGTAGTTCGCGGTACCGGAATGGCACTTAAAAACATTGCAAAATTTAAAAGTATCTTAATCAAATAA
- a CDS encoding ABC transporter permease: MIVYLRLLKESLSFAINALRNNKLRTLLSLLGVTIGIFSIIAVLAAVDSLDKKISKDLSSLDKNTIYLMKYCFGPSEIPQWKREQFPNVKYDEYIGLKNSMNDTDQVGYQLFVNHESLKYDSKTVSDVNIIPSSNEMVDIDGLSFDKGRFYNESESNSGTAVIVLGYDIAEGLFGSSDPLGKNIRLYGQRFTVIGVIAKQGAGFFGDSNDTSVYLPANFLRRMYGDSDAMTPVIVLKPVKGVDMDAYKAEIAQKLRAIRGMKAGEMDNFFVNVLSGFTDFIDGILGQMNVVGWVISGFSLLVGGFGIANIMFVSVKERTNLIGIQKSLGAKNKFILFQFLFEAIILSVIGGVIGLLMVWGIAFGLTKLLDFEFVLSLGNILLGTGLAAFIGLVSGILPAISAANLDPVEAIRTGM, translated from the coding sequence ATGATCGTTTATTTAAGATTATTAAAAGAAAGTCTCAGCTTTGCTATCAATGCTTTGCGAAATAATAAATTACGTACGTTATTGTCGCTCTTAGGTGTTACAATTGGTATTTTTTCAATTATTGCTGTTTTGGCTGCTGTGGATTCTTTAGATAAAAAAATCTCTAAAGATTTGAGCAGTTTAGATAAAAATACAATTTATTTAATGAAATATTGCTTTGGTCCATCTGAAATTCCACAATGGAAAAGAGAGCAGTTTCCAAATGTGAAATACGATGAATATATCGGGCTGAAAAATTCAATGAATGATACGGATCAAGTAGGGTATCAGCTTTTTGTAAATCACGAAAGTTTAAAATATGATTCGAAAACAGTCAGCGATGTGAATATTATTCCTTCGTCAAACGAAATGGTCGATATTGACGGATTAAGTTTTGATAAAGGAAGATTTTATAATGAATCGGAATCTAATTCTGGAACTGCGGTTATTGTTTTGGGGTATGATATTGCAGAAGGCCTTTTTGGATCAAGTGATCCGCTTGGAAAAAATATTCGTTTATACGGACAGCGATTCACGGTTATTGGTGTAATTGCGAAACAAGGTGCTGGTTTTTTTGGAGATAGCAATGATACTTCGGTTTATCTTCCGGCGAATTTTTTACGCAGAATGTATGGAGACAGTGATGCTATGACGCCGGTTATTGTGCTAAAACCTGTAAAAGGTGTTGATATGGATGCTTATAAAGCTGAAATTGCGCAAAAACTTCGAGCAATCCGCGGAATGAAAGCAGGAGAAATGGATAATTTCTTTGTCAATGTGCTTTCTGGATTTACTGATTTTATAGATGGAATTTTAGGTCAGATGAATGTAGTAGGGTGGGTAATCAGCGGATTTTCTCTTTTAGTTGGCGGTTTTGGAATTGCCAATATTATGTTTGTTTCTGTTAAAGAAAGGACGAATCTTATTGGAATTCAAAAATCACTCGGAGCAAAAAATAAATTTATCTTGTTTCAATTTTTATTTGAAGCAATAATTTTATCGGTTATTGGTGGTGTCATCGGACTTCTGATGGTCTGGGGAATTGCCTTTGGTTTGACCAAATTACTTGACTTTGAATTTGTATTAAGTTTAGGAAATATTCTTTTAGGAACTGGTCTGGCTGCTTTTATCGGTTTGGTTTCGGGGATTTTACCTGCAATTTCTGCAGCAAATTTGGATCCTGTTGAAGCTATTCGAACAGGGATGTAG
- the purH gene encoding bifunctional phosphoribosylaminoimidazolecarboxamide formyltransferase/IMP cyclohydrolase codes for MSTTKKIQSALISVFSKDGLEPIVRKLHEQNVTLYSTGGTEDFIKNLGIPVVPVEDITSFPEILGGRVKTLHPKIFGGILNRQDNESDVQQMKEFDIPQIDLVIVDLYPFEKTVASGASEQDIIEKIDIGGISLIRAGAKNFKDTVIVASVNEYSLLLDLITEQNGATTLENRRLFATKAFHVSSHYDGAIFNYFNTDETIYKESIANGQVLRYGENPHQKGFFFGDFDAMFNKIHGKELSYNNLLDVDAAVNLIAEFKTDGPTFAILKHNNACGLASRKTISEAYLAALACDPTSAFGGVLISNTKIDLETAQEINKLFCEVVIAPAYDDEAVTVLQEKKNRIILVQNEVELPSRQVRTCLNGLLIQDRNNITDNKEHLKTVTITEPTAQEIEDLIFASKICKNTKSNTIVFAKNGTLISSGTGQTSRVDALIQAVDKAKAFGFDLNGASMASDAFFPFPDCVELAKKAGITAVIQPGGSIKDELSINYCNENNLAMVFTGTRHFKH; via the coding sequence ATGAGCACAACAAAAAAAATACAATCGGCATTAATTTCTGTTTTTTCTAAAGATGGATTAGAACCAATTGTTAGAAAATTACACGAACAAAATGTAACCCTTTATTCAACTGGAGGAACTGAAGATTTTATCAAAAACCTTGGTATTCCGGTAGTTCCTGTTGAAGATATTACTTCTTTCCCTGAAATTCTTGGCGGAAGAGTTAAAACTTTACACCCGAAAATTTTTGGTGGAATTTTAAATCGTCAAGACAACGAGAGTGATGTGCAGCAAATGAAAGAATTTGACATTCCTCAAATTGATTTAGTAATTGTTGATTTATATCCTTTTGAAAAAACAGTTGCTTCTGGCGCAAGTGAACAAGATATTATCGAAAAAATTGATATTGGAGGTATTTCATTGATTCGTGCTGGTGCTAAAAATTTCAAAGACACTGTTATTGTTGCTTCGGTAAACGAATACAGTTTACTTTTAGATTTGATTACAGAGCAAAACGGAGCAACAACTTTAGAAAACAGAAGATTGTTTGCCACTAAAGCATTCCATGTTTCTTCTCACTATGATGGAGCTATTTTTAATTATTTCAATACAGACGAGACTATTTACAAAGAAAGCATTGCAAACGGTCAAGTTTTAAGATACGGTGAAAACCCTCACCAAAAAGGATTTTTCTTTGGAGATTTTGACGCAATGTTCAACAAAATTCACGGAAAAGAATTATCATACAACAATTTGCTTGATGTTGATGCTGCAGTTAACTTAATTGCTGAGTTCAAAACTGACGGACCAACATTTGCGATTCTAAAACACAACAACGCTTGTGGTTTAGCTTCAAGAAAAACAATCAGCGAGGCTTATTTAGCGGCTTTGGCTTGTGATCCTACTTCAGCTTTTGGAGGAGTGTTAATTTCTAACACTAAAATTGATTTAGAAACGGCACAAGAAATCAACAAACTATTCTGCGAAGTTGTAATTGCTCCAGCTTATGATGATGAGGCTGTTACGGTTTTACAAGAGAAGAAAAACCGAATTATTCTGGTTCAAAACGAAGTTGAATTACCATCTCGTCAAGTAAGAACTTGTCTTAATGGTTTGTTAATTCAGGACAGAAATAATATTACGGATAATAAAGAGCATTTAAAAACCGTTACAATTACAGAACCTACTGCTCAAGAGATCGAAGATTTGATCTTTGCTTCTAAAATCTGCAAGAATACAAAATCAAACACCATTGTATTTGCTAAAAACGGAACATTGATTTCATCCGGTACAGGTCAAACTTCAAGAGTTGACGCTTTAATTCAAGCTGTTGACAAAGCAAAAGCTTTTGGATTTGATTTAAATGGAGCTTCGATGGCAAGTGATGCATTTTTCCCATTTCCGGACTGTGTAGAATTAGCTAAAAAAGCAGGAATAACTGCTGTAATTCAGCCAGGAGGTTCGATAAAAGACGAATTAAGCATAAATTATTGCAATGAAAATAATCTTGCAATGGTATTTACTGGAACTCGTCATTTTAAACATTAA
- a CDS encoding rod shape-determining protein MreD, with product MNSALLVNIFRFIILLAVQIVIFNNMNFLGYISPFPYILYIILYPVNSNKAGLIISSFLLGLTMDMFCNSGGIHATACVILAYYRPYIFKFSFGLSYEYQTIKLNESLTPERFSFILVSVLMHHIVLFVLEAFQFKFIWDILLRTLFSSIFTIITSIIIIYLIKPNKR from the coding sequence ATGAATAGCGCTTTGTTGGTAAATATTTTTCGATTTATTATACTGCTGGCAGTTCAGATTGTTATTTTCAACAATATGAATTTCTTAGGATACATAAGTCCTTTTCCGTATATCTTGTATATTATTTTATATCCTGTAAACAGCAATAAAGCAGGCTTAATAATCTCCAGCTTTTTACTTGGATTGACTATGGACATGTTTTGTAATTCTGGCGGAATACATGCAACAGCCTGTGTAATTCTAGCCTATTACAGACCTTATATTTTTAAATTCTCTTTTGGACTTAGTTACGAATATCAAACTATTAAACTAAACGAATCTTTAACACCAGAGCGATTTTCATTTATACTGGTTTCGGTTTTAATGCACCATATTGTATTGTTTGTTCTCGAAGCATTTCAATTCAAGTTTATCTGGGATATTTTACTCCGAACCTTATTCAGCTCTATTTTTACCATAATCACCTCCATAATAATAATTTATCTTATTAAGCCCAATAAACGATGA
- a CDS encoding BamA/TamA family outer membrane protein, producing the protein MKNNSTKIIAFLLIAILICACNAVKRVPDGKNLLVKNNILVNGKATNDEVASNQMYQKPNGKLLGYKLRLNLYNLANLNPDSTYQAKFKNNPGKYERMSKILSAKQVDRLGQSFYYKGIHEFLKNTGEPPVIIDTARTKKSLLRLKYYYFNNGFFNVKTDYAIDTVGIKRAAINYNITTGPAYKLDTISTNILTPALDSLYRTNNEPSLLKTGNQYKTTDFEEEKNRITTYFRNHGAYYFQPTYVTFDIDTIGKKNQANVTLNITNNVIQGRDSSRTEPFKLYTISDVNIYTDYSAANAKKKPTDSTTYNNFNLYSYKTLKYKPRAITDAIFITKGSTFADFRTTLSSRYLNNLKIFNYPSIQYEVDKRDSTAQSLIANVYLTPRKKYSFGATFDVTHSNIQDFGIGASVSETIRNVFNRAETLEISARLNIGSSRDMANPNNNFFNVSEYGLDMKLNFPRILFPFGTEKIIPKSMIPYTSITSGFSKQRNIGLDKENFTGGISYNWTPKRHNTAKFELLNAQFVRNLNPDNYFRVYTSSYDDLNNIGKDYNTTDTNWGDTPEQQAEKNLTIPKGTTGFTNDVLTGGTALTPDNSQYQEVASIEERRIRLTENDFILATSYSFTKTTKKDLADNNFYQFRTKIESAGSLLSAISAIGNLPKNSRGNYEIFNLEYSEYIKTEFDYIKHWDFGKEKVLAVRSFFGIAIPFGNSNYIPFSRSYYGGGSNDNRAWQPYALGPGSTNAVNDFNEANMKIAASIEYRFKVFGDVKGALFADAGNIWNVLDNVVDPKAKFDNLNDLEEIALGTGFGLRYDLSFFVIRLDLGFKTYNPAHQKGDRWFKEYNFGHSVLNFGINYPF; encoded by the coding sequence TTGAAAAATAATTCCACAAAAATAATAGCATTTCTTCTAATTGCAATACTTATTTGCGCTTGTAATGCCGTAAAAAGAGTTCCCGATGGAAAAAACCTTCTTGTAAAAAACAATATTCTAGTTAACGGAAAAGCAACTAATGACGAAGTTGCCTCTAATCAAATGTATCAGAAACCGAATGGAAAACTTTTAGGATACAAACTTCGGTTAAATTTATACAATTTAGCCAATTTAAATCCAGATTCAACTTATCAGGCAAAATTCAAAAACAATCCTGGCAAGTATGAACGTATGTCTAAAATTTTATCTGCTAAACAAGTTGACCGACTTGGCCAGTCTTTTTATTACAAAGGAATTCATGAATTTTTAAAAAACACTGGTGAGCCTCCAGTAATTATTGATACCGCGAGAACAAAAAAATCATTGCTTCGTTTAAAATATTACTACTTCAATAATGGTTTTTTCAATGTTAAAACCGATTATGCAATAGATACAGTTGGCATTAAAAGAGCCGCAATTAATTATAATATTACAACTGGCCCAGCTTATAAACTAGATACTATCAGCACCAACATTTTGACTCCAGCATTAGATTCTTTATACAGAACCAATAATGAACCTTCTTTATTAAAAACGGGAAATCAATACAAAACCACAGACTTTGAAGAAGAAAAAAACCGCATTACGACTTATTTCAGAAATCATGGTGCTTATTACTTTCAACCAACTTATGTGACTTTTGACATCGATACTATTGGCAAAAAAAACCAGGCTAATGTAACCTTAAATATCACAAACAATGTTATTCAAGGTAGAGATTCAAGCAGAACGGAACCTTTTAAATTATACACGATAAGCGACGTTAATATTTACACCGACTATTCTGCAGCTAACGCAAAGAAAAAACCAACTGACAGTACAACGTATAACAATTTTAACCTTTATAGCTACAAGACATTAAAATATAAACCGCGTGCTATTACTGATGCTATTTTTATTACCAAAGGAAGCACTTTTGCTGATTTCAGAACCACTCTTTCTTCTCGATATTTGAATAACTTAAAAATTTTCAACTATCCGTCTATTCAATATGAAGTTGACAAAAGAGATTCTACAGCTCAATCTCTTATTGCTAATGTATATTTGACTCCAAGAAAAAAATACAGCTTTGGAGCCACTTTTGACGTAACACACTCAAATATTCAGGATTTTGGAATTGGTGCCAGTGTTTCAGAAACTATTCGAAATGTATTCAATCGCGCAGAAACTTTAGAAATTTCAGCTCGTTTGAATATTGGATCTTCAAGAGACATGGCGAATCCTAATAATAATTTCTTTAATGTTTCGGAATATGGTTTGGATATGAAATTGAACTTTCCAAGGATTTTATTTCCTTTTGGAACAGAGAAAATTATTCCCAAAAGTATGATTCCTTATACCTCCATTACTTCGGGTTTTTCAAAACAGCGAAATATTGGTTTAGACAAAGAAAACTTTACAGGAGGTATTTCGTATAACTGGACTCCGAAACGCCACAACACTGCAAAATTTGAATTATTAAATGCGCAGTTTGTTCGCAATCTGAATCCAGACAATTATTTTAGAGTCTATACTTCTTCATATGATGATTTGAATAATATTGGAAAAGATTATAACACTACAGACACTAATTGGGGAGACACTCCTGAACAGCAAGCCGAAAAAAACTTAACTATACCAAAAGGAACAACTGGCTTTACTAATGACGTATTAACTGGAGGAACTGCCTTAACACCAGACAACTCACAATATCAAGAAGTCGCAAGTATTGAAGAAAGAAGGATTCGTTTGACCGAAAATGACTTTATTCTGGCAACCAGTTATTCATTCACAAAAACAACCAAAAAAGATCTTGCTGATAATAATTTCTATCAGTTTAGAACAAAAATAGAATCAGCAGGCTCTTTATTATCTGCTATTTCAGCTATTGGAAACCTTCCTAAAAATTCAAGAGGAAATTATGAGATATTCAATTTAGAATATTCTGAATATATAAAAACAGAATTTGACTATATCAAACACTGGGACTTTGGAAAAGAAAAAGTTTTAGCTGTTAGAAGCTTCTTTGGAATTGCAATTCCGTTTGGAAATTCAAATTATATTCCGTTTTCACGAAGTTATTATGGCGGAGGTTCCAATGACAACCGTGCTTGGCAACCTTATGCTTTGGGACCAGGAAGTACCAATGCTGTAAATGACTTTAACGAGGCCAATATGAAAATCGCAGCGAGTATCGAATATCGTTTCAAAGTTTTTGGAGATGTAAAAGGAGCGCTCTTTGCAGATGCCGGAAATATCTGGAATGTACTCGATAATGTGGTAGATCCAAAAGCAAAATTTGACAACTTAAACGATTTAGAAGAAATTGCTTTAGGTACAGGATTTGGTTTACGATACGATTTAAGCTTTTTTGTTATTCGTTTAGATTTAGGCTTTAAGACTTATAATCCGGCGCATCAGAAGGGAGACCGATGGTTTAAAGAATACAATTTTGGGCATTCCGTTTTAAATTTTGGTATAAATTATCCGTTCTAA